From Butyricimonas paravirosa, one genomic window encodes:
- a CDS encoding DUF5683 domain-containing protein: protein MRSILVKIVLIIPVLLICTGVTASEYRSDFPVFLQDTIIHTDSLTFTGKEEVLKSKARKRDNGKPHSPHRATIMAMVLPGSGQIYNRQWWKLPILYGGIGATVYGLSWNMKYYKKYRTAFVDYTAYLNALEADPETPYPANSSWDKLMLPGKTAENYNASMQKRLQEQLKTKKDNYKRNRDLLYIVSGAIYAIQIIDATVFAHFYDFEINDDLSMNLRPSTGFSPVSGGTVGLTLTFNF, encoded by the coding sequence GTGAGAAGTATTTTAGTGAAAATAGTTTTGATTATCCCGGTTTTGCTTATTTGTACGGGAGTAACGGCGTCGGAGTATCGTTCGGATTTCCCTGTATTCTTGCAAGACACGATCATTCACACGGATTCCTTGACGTTCACGGGAAAAGAGGAAGTGTTGAAAAGTAAAGCGAGAAAAAGAGATAACGGTAAACCCCATTCCCCGCATCGGGCAACGATCATGGCGATGGTATTACCGGGTTCCGGACAGATTTATAACCGTCAATGGTGGAAGTTACCAATCTTGTACGGGGGTATCGGGGCTACCGTGTACGGGTTGTCGTGGAACATGAAGTATTACAAGAAATACCGTACTGCATTCGTGGATTACACGGCTTATCTGAACGCTTTGGAGGCTGATCCGGAAACGCCTTACCCGGCCAATTCCAGTTGGGATAAATTGATGTTACCGGGTAAAACGGCAGAGAATTACAATGCATCCATGCAAAAGCGTTTACAAGAGCAGTTGAAAACAAAGAAAGATAATTATAAACGGAATCGGGACTTATTGTATATCGTGTCGGGTGCTATATACGCAATACAAATTATTGATGCTACGGTATTTGCCCATTTTTATGATTTCGAGATTAACGACGATTTGTCGATGAATCTTCGTCCCTCAACCGGATTTTCTCCTGTCAGCGGGGGAACCGTGGGTTTGACATTAACTTTTAATTTTTAA
- a CDS encoding IS1182 family transposase, giving the protein MLPRQTSLSFSVYSDLYDKLIPRDNKLHQLNDLVDFTFVYDELSSRYCQTNGRVAIDPVRVFKYLLLKVIFDLSDVDVVDRSRYDLSFKYFLDLAPEDDVLDASTLTRFRRQRLKDMNLLDLLVSKTVSLARSRGVLEGKAIILDATHTLSRYNLYSARVALQGRLRHLQSTIRQAPLPAGEINDILSTVSPGETLEQTRAACTSLVQRVRSHGGLSSLPLVNERVNLLEETLEDVKDSVSFSVDKEARVGHKAVNKSFFGYKTHVAMTSNGIITAALVTTGEKADGQYLEPLVERSVENGMEVDTVIGDMAYSGRDNIMYATGHDVQLVSRLNPVLDGVRGETGFVYNKDEAMMVCPAGHLAYKECYLKPEGNKNARRVYFFDVKRCKECPLCEGCYKEGARKKTFSVMIKSDEHVEQRKFQETGVFRANARLRPRVEAKFAQLKNVFGYDRAVSCGLDCMSMQGAITIFAANML; this is encoded by the coding sequence ATGTTACCACGCCAAACCTCTCTTTCTTTCAGCGTTTATTCAGACTTGTATGATAAACTAATCCCCCGGGATAACAAGCTTCACCAGCTCAACGACCTGGTGGACTTCACTTTTGTTTACGATGAATTATCCTCGAGATACTGCCAGACGAACGGTCGCGTGGCTATAGACCCCGTCCGGGTCTTCAAGTACCTTCTTTTGAAAGTGATCTTTGACCTCTCGGATGTTGACGTTGTAGATCGTTCGCGTTACGATCTTTCTTTCAAGTATTTTCTAGATTTAGCCCCCGAGGATGACGTTCTCGATGCCAGCACGCTGACCCGTTTCCGTCGCCAGCGTCTAAAAGACATGAACTTGCTGGATCTCCTGGTGAGTAAAACGGTAAGTCTTGCCCGCTCCCGCGGTGTTCTAGAAGGGAAGGCGATAATCCTCGATGCCACCCACACGCTTTCCCGTTATAACTTGTACTCGGCCAGGGTTGCCTTGCAAGGTCGTCTCCGTCACCTTCAATCCACGATCCGGCAGGCCCCTCTCCCGGCCGGGGAAATCAACGATATTCTCTCGACGGTTTCCCCCGGGGAAACGCTGGAGCAAACCCGGGCGGCTTGCACGAGTTTGGTACAACGGGTTCGTTCCCACGGGGGACTGTCTTCCCTTCCGCTGGTGAACGAGCGAGTCAACCTTCTCGAAGAAACCCTTGAAGACGTCAAGGATTCCGTCTCGTTTTCCGTTGACAAGGAGGCCCGGGTCGGGCACAAGGCGGTGAACAAGTCCTTTTTCGGTTACAAGACACACGTTGCCATGACTAGCAACGGGATCATCACGGCGGCCCTTGTAACCACGGGGGAGAAAGCGGACGGGCAATACCTGGAACCGCTCGTCGAGCGAAGCGTGGAGAACGGGATGGAGGTGGACACGGTAATCGGTGACATGGCTTACTCGGGCCGGGATAATATCATGTACGCCACGGGGCATGACGTTCAACTGGTATCGAGATTGAACCCGGTGCTGGACGGTGTACGCGGGGAAACGGGATTCGTTTATAACAAGGACGAGGCGATGATGGTTTGCCCCGCAGGGCACCTGGCATACAAGGAATGCTACCTGAAGCCGGAAGGTAACAAGAACGCCCGCCGGGTGTACTTTTTTGACGTGAAGCGATGCAAGGAGTGCCCCCTTTGCGAGGGATGTTACAAGGAAGGGGCAAGGAAGAAGACGTTCTCGGTGATGATAAAATCTGACGAGCATGTCGAGCAAAGGAAATTTCAAGAAACGGGTGTTTTTCGAGCGAATGCCAGGTTACGTCCCCGCGTGGAGGCTAAATTCGCGCAGCTCAAGAACGTGTTCGGGTATGACAGGGCCGTGTCATGTGGCCTTGATTGTATGTCCATGCAAGGAGCGATAACCATATTCGCCGCCAACATGCTGTAA
- a CDS encoding ParA family protein, translated as MSKIIAIANQKGGVGKTTTSVNLAASLAVLEQKVLLVDADPQGNATTGVGYDLKELKATIYECLVDGLEPKEAILKTDIENLFLLPSNIDLVGAELEMLNFEEKESVMAKVLAKVKDDYDYILIDCSPSLGLLTVNSLAAANSVMIPVQCQYFALEGLGKLLNTIKIIQKRLNTALEIEGFVLTMYDGRVRLSNQVVAEVRKHFEEMVFDTLIQQNVKLAEAPSYGQPVILYDAECRGSVNYLSLANELLEKNKK; from the coding sequence ATGTCAAAAATTATAGCTATCGCGAACCAAAAGGGGGGTGTTGGAAAGACAACGACGTCTGTAAACTTGGCGGCTAGTTTGGCTGTACTGGAACAGAAAGTGTTGTTGGTTGATGCTGATCCTCAAGGGAACGCGACAACGGGAGTGGGATATGATTTAAAGGAATTGAAGGCGACTATCTACGAATGTCTGGTGGACGGGTTGGAGCCGAAAGAGGCGATCCTGAAGACGGATATTGAGAATTTGTTTTTGTTGCCTTCCAATATAGATTTGGTGGGAGCCGAGTTGGAGATGTTGAATTTCGAGGAGAAAGAGAGTGTAATGGCAAAAGTGTTGGCAAAGGTGAAAGATGACTACGATTATATTTTAATCGATTGTTCGCCTTCATTGGGTTTGTTGACCGTGAATTCATTGGCCGCGGCCAATTCGGTGATGATCCCCGTGCAATGCCAGTATTTTGCATTGGAGGGATTGGGTAAGTTATTAAATACGATCAAGATTATCCAGAAACGTCTGAACACGGCTCTGGAAATTGAAGGATTCGTGCTGACCATGTATGACGGGCGTGTCCGTCTGTCGAACCAAGTGGTAGCCGAGGTGCGGAAACATTTCGAGGAGATGGTTTTCGACACGTTGATTCAACAGAACGTGAAATTGGCAGAGGCCCCGAGTTACGGACAACCGGTTATCCTCTACGATGCCGAGTGTCGCGGTTCCGTGAATTATTTGAGTTTGGCAAACGAATTGCTGGAGAAAAACAAGAAATAG
- a CDS encoding RagB/SusD family nutrient uptake outer membrane protein — MNKKIFSVIIGLSCCFSACSDWVDVKTKGSLVPEETENYRYLMNNTENFRWTLSYHDVASDDIDISDPAQQEAIYETNKFIPVYTWADEIYSQSENDTEMNKVYQVIYNCNVVIDEVMDSKNGTNEEKLEIRAEALVHRAEAYLTLVNVYGVPYNAATASTDQGVPLLTTPRVEGALPRASVEKVYEQIFKDLDDAFEYLPDVAEFNFYPGKCAIYALRARAYLLMGNYTEAKKNAQEALKLKSTLENLNDYVDLASTEESVRRKNYVETLKDKEVIFAKMPVTTFSMASYSTAGLVLSDDLLNTFDQEKDLRYFYFTRSMVDDLGMTYSGRVYFKDNYYPYDWKKNEGRNMGPCVPEMMLIEAECWAREGNTTESMNIVNKLREYRYVAGEDYSLSAATAKEALGNVLQERRRELTCHGLRWMDQRRLANDPDFPTQTVTRVFKGTTYTLEPGAVRYTFPMGEKYLEENPEIGQIK; from the coding sequence ATGAACAAGAAAATATTTAGTGTAATTATAGGACTTTCCTGTTGTTTCTCCGCTTGTTCCGATTGGGTGGATGTCAAGACTAAAGGATCATTGGTTCCGGAGGAGACGGAAAATTACCGTTACTTGATGAATAACACGGAAAATTTCCGCTGGACACTTTCTTACCATGATGTGGCATCGGATGATATTGATATTTCTGATCCGGCTCAACAAGAGGCGATCTATGAAACGAATAAATTTATCCCGGTATATACTTGGGCCGACGAAATTTATAGCCAGTCTGAAAATGACACGGAGATGAACAAAGTGTACCAGGTTATCTATAATTGTAACGTGGTGATTGATGAGGTGATGGATAGTAAGAACGGGACAAACGAGGAGAAGTTGGAGATTCGGGCTGAGGCTCTTGTACATAGAGCCGAGGCATATTTGACGTTAGTGAACGTGTATGGTGTTCCGTATAATGCAGCAACGGCATCCACGGATCAAGGAGTCCCCTTGTTAACTACCCCTCGTGTAGAAGGGGCTCTGCCACGTGCATCTGTCGAAAAAGTGTACGAGCAAATTTTTAAAGATTTGGATGATGCTTTCGAGTATTTGCCCGATGTGGCAGAATTTAATTTCTATCCGGGTAAATGTGCTATTTATGCATTGCGAGCAAGAGCCTATCTGTTGATGGGTAATTACACGGAGGCGAAAAAGAACGCTCAAGAGGCACTTAAATTAAAGAGTACATTGGAAAATCTGAATGACTATGTTGATCTGGCGAGTACAGAGGAAAGTGTGAGAAGGAAAAATTACGTGGAAACATTGAAAGATAAGGAAGTTATTTTTGCTAAAATGCCCGTAACTACATTTTCGATGGCATCATATTCCACGGCTGGCCTTGTGTTAAGTGATGATCTGCTGAATACTTTTGATCAGGAAAAAGATTTGCGTTATTTTTATTTTACTCGTTCCATGGTAGATGATTTAGGTATGACTTATTCCGGGCGGGTATATTTTAAGGACAATTATTATCCTTATGACTGGAAAAAGAACGAGGGACGTAACATGGGGCCTTGTGTGCCGGAAATGATGCTAATTGAGGCAGAATGTTGGGCTCGCGAGGGAAACACGACGGAATCCATGAATATTGTGAATAAATTGAGAGAGTATCGTTACGTTGCGGGTGAGGACTATTCGTTGAGTGCCGCAACAGCTAAAGAGGCTTTAGGAAATGTATTACAGGAGCGTCGTAGAGAATTAACGTGTCATGGTTTACGTTGGATGGATCAACGTCGTTTGGCAAATGATCCGGATTTTCCGACACAGACGGTGACTCGGGTATTCAAGGGAACGACTTATACATTAGAACCCGGTGCCGTGCGGTATACTTTCCCAATGGGAGAAAAATATTTGGAAGAAAATCCGGAGATCGGACAAATTAAATAA
- a CDS encoding ABC-F family ATP-binding cassette domain-containing protein — MISFLQVENLSKRFGEQLLFENITFGIGKNQKVALIAKNGMGKSTLLRIIAGKDSADMGSVIFRNDISIGILDQDPELNPENYVFEEVFNSENPTLKLIKTYEQAVKDNDASALEELIPQMDALAAWDYDTQVKQILSELKVDKYSQRIKELSGGQRKRVGLAKILISNPDFLILDEPTNHLDVEMTEWLEEYLEKTNATLLMVTHDRYFLDRVCDKIIEIDDFGLFAYEGNYSYYLEKRDERIEARNASIDKAKNLLRTEQEWMRRMPQARGHKAKYRIDNFYKIKEVASQNTTEQQLELDIKGQRLGKKILELEHVNKSYGDFRVLRDFSYKFIRGEKIGIIGKNGVGKSTFLNIITRQIEPDSGTIEIGETVVYGYYKQDGISFKEDDRPIDIVKNISEKIDLGNGRVMSASQFLEYFLFPDKLQYSLVAKLSGGERRRLYLLTVLMSNPNFLILDEPTNDLDIMTLNVLEDYLKSFQGCLIIVSHDRFFTDKVVDRVFAFEGDGVVKDFPGNYTQYKNKKEEEELLRKQEEKKIPVAPKPVREKEKVRKLTFKERLEMQQLESDMEKLNTEKTELETALNSGTLDTDELVRSSQRIAEIIDLLDEKEMRWLELSEIE; from the coding sequence ATGATTAGTTTTTTACAAGTCGAAAATCTCAGTAAACGTTTCGGGGAACAACTCCTGTTTGAAAATATAACTTTTGGAATCGGCAAAAATCAAAAGGTAGCTTTAATTGCCAAGAACGGGATGGGAAAATCCACCCTATTACGTATCATCGCGGGCAAAGACTCCGCGGACATGGGTTCCGTGATCTTCCGTAATGACATTTCAATCGGTATTCTGGACCAAGACCCGGAACTTAACCCGGAAAATTATGTGTTTGAAGAGGTGTTCAACTCGGAGAACCCGACCTTGAAATTAATCAAAACATACGAGCAAGCCGTGAAGGACAACGACGCGTCGGCTCTCGAAGAACTCATCCCGCAAATGGACGCTCTCGCCGCGTGGGACTACGACACGCAAGTGAAACAAATCCTGTCGGAACTCAAGGTCGACAAGTACAGCCAGCGGATTAAGGAGCTATCCGGGGGACAGCGCAAACGTGTCGGGCTGGCCAAAATATTGATCAGTAACCCCGATTTCCTGATCCTTGACGAGCCTACCAACCACTTGGACGTGGAGATGACTGAATGGCTGGAAGAGTACCTCGAAAAAACGAATGCCACCCTGCTCATGGTGACACACGACCGTTATTTTCTGGATCGGGTGTGCGACAAGATCATCGAGATTGACGATTTCGGTTTATTCGCCTACGAAGGAAACTACTCCTACTATCTTGAAAAGAGAGACGAACGGATTGAGGCCCGAAACGCCTCGATAGACAAGGCCAAGAACCTGCTCCGCACGGAACAGGAATGGATGCGCCGGATGCCGCAGGCCCGCGGGCATAAGGCGAAATACCGGATCGACAATTTCTATAAAATAAAAGAAGTCGCCTCTCAAAACACGACAGAGCAACAACTGGAACTCGATATAAAAGGACAACGCCTCGGTAAGAAGATTCTCGAACTGGAACACGTGAACAAGAGTTACGGGGATTTCCGCGTGTTACGGGATTTCTCCTACAAATTCATTCGGGGGGAAAAGATCGGTATCATCGGGAAAAACGGGGTCGGAAAATCGACCTTCCTGAATATCATTACCCGCCAGATCGAGCCGGACAGCGGAACCATCGAAATTGGTGAAACCGTGGTTTACGGTTATTATAAACAAGACGGGATCAGTTTCAAGGAAGACGATCGCCCCATAGACATCGTGAAAAACATTTCCGAGAAAATCGACCTCGGTAATGGACGGGTGATGTCGGCATCGCAATTTCTTGAATATTTTCTTTTCCCGGACAAGCTGCAATATTCCCTCGTGGCAAAACTCAGCGGGGGCGAACGACGGAGACTTTACCTGCTGACTGTCCTCATGAGCAACCCCAACTTCTTGATTCTCGACGAGCCGACGAACGATCTCGACATCATGACGCTGAACGTGTTGGAAGATTATCTGAAATCTTTCCAAGGCTGCCTGATCATCGTGTCGCACGACCGTTTCTTCACGGATAAAGTGGTGGATCGGGTGTTCGCTTTCGAGGGTGACGGCGTGGTGAAAGACTTCCCCGGTAATTACACCCAGTATAAGAATAAAAAAGAAGAAGAGGAGCTGCTGCGGAAACAGGAAGAGAAGAAAATCCCTGTCGCACCCAAACCCGTGAGAGAAAAGGAGAAAGTCCGTAAACTGACTTTCAAGGAAAGACTGGAAATGCAACAACTGGAATCCGACATGGAAAAACTGAACACGGAAAAAACAGAGCTGGAAACAGCCTTGAACTCCGGGACTCTTGATACGGATGAACTGGTGAGATCTTCCCAGCGAATTGCCGAGATCATTGATTTGTTGGACGAAAAGGAAATGCGCTGGCTGGAACTTAGCGAGATTGAATAA
- a CDS encoding DNA alkylation repair protein produces the protein MKNSTKEIINEINTYRDESKAAFLPRFFKTGKGEYGEGDQFIGVVVPNLRIVAKKHFDADFDTLRELLASPYHEYRLTALLALTYRYAKLKDHASRETCVNFYVSQVDSINNWDLVDLSCYKILGHWLFDKDKQLLYDWAKENHLWKQRIAMISCMHFVKHGEFKDALAIADLLQHHPHDLIHKAVGWILREIGKEDEQLLVDYLTPRYKEMPRTMLRYAIERFEEGKRKAFLNSEI, from the coding sequence ATGAAAAATTCAACGAAAGAAATTATAAATGAAATAAATACATACCGGGACGAATCGAAAGCGGCTTTCCTGCCCCGTTTCTTCAAAACGGGTAAAGGGGAGTATGGTGAAGGGGATCAATTTATCGGGGTGGTCGTTCCGAATTTGCGTATCGTTGCCAAAAAACATTTTGACGCGGACTTCGACACGCTCCGGGAACTACTCGCCTCCCCGTACCACGAGTATCGCCTGACGGCCCTCCTGGCATTAACCTATCGTTACGCCAAACTCAAAGACCATGCGTCCAGAGAGACTTGCGTGAATTTCTACGTGAGTCAGGTAGACTCTATCAACAACTGGGATCTCGTTGACCTTAGCTGTTACAAGATTTTGGGGCATTGGCTTTTCGACAAGGACAAACAACTCCTTTACGACTGGGCAAAAGAAAATCACCTCTGGAAACAGCGCATCGCCATGATCTCCTGTATGCATTTCGTGAAACACGGTGAATTTAAAGATGCTCTCGCCATTGCCGACCTTCTCCAGCACCACCCTCACGACCTGATCCATAAAGCCGTGGGCTGGATTCTTCGTGAAATCGGCAAAGAAGACGAACAACTTTTAGTCGATTATCTCACCCCTCGCTACAAAGAAATGCCCCGTACCATGTTACGGTACGCCATCGAACGTTTCGAGGAAGGGAAACGGAAAGCGTTTTTAAATTCGGAGATTTAA
- a CDS encoding TlpA family protein disulfide reductase, whose product MKKITLLGSIVVLLLFSCVVKAQDRKPFHIIPLVPVAGQDVKFTYDNSLTSLADEETIYGTVYYWENLCWRAEDLKLVKNDTAWEATCRVPENCALVSCKFYAGDKKDTGGRSTYTTMTFNKNGQNLSTAYMAWGMLRNKTLESLPEYCDEDAYIDDEVMRFWLNQQLLKDPGARKYVFYYAAKLLNKMMPGEKHEQMLGDVDFILNLPDVDEETLLKALEVAKNIVKDSTKAAAVETRILKDYPNGILARDQEIWRIFRIMDADAKAPELDAFLKRFPTEKFKDIETETSSMYLGKIFQAVVYQPIIKKNDYSFLYKYLHDVPHLYLLTFYWHMVQVPLNTNQRTPEQVLPFAKVIYNEVMTRPQAGADQVYSEREWKDYLLTRGKDMILKHAFVLDATGSSAEALELMEEIKGKYNFKSAEYNNQYVRLLEKNGYQSMVIPTIVASVREDAVTPEMLEILRKDYVKQHKNDKDFEAYVSSLKSQEKQQELQKHLQETMINKDIELFAMEDLDGKKVDLSKMKGKIIVLDFWATWCAPCKASLPGMQMAVNKYKNDPNVVFFFISTMETAADFKEQIRKFMKEHNYTLKVLCDNVNPKTKKQSAVYDTYCKAFKFSGIPHKMIIDGNGKLRWSIGGYMGSPSALAEEMNLMIEMLKAE is encoded by the coding sequence ATGAAAAAAATCACGTTGTTAGGAAGTATCGTTGTACTTCTGTTATTTTCTTGTGTGGTTAAGGCACAGGATCGTAAACCTTTTCACATTATTCCATTGGTGCCGGTTGCCGGTCAGGATGTGAAGTTCACGTATGATAATTCGCTGACGTCACTGGCTGATGAGGAAACGATTTACGGAACGGTTTATTACTGGGAAAATTTGTGTTGGAGGGCGGAAGATTTGAAGTTGGTGAAGAATGATACGGCATGGGAGGCCACTTGTCGTGTGCCTGAAAATTGTGCGTTGGTATCATGTAAATTTTACGCTGGGGACAAAAAGGATACAGGGGGACGGTCCACGTACACGACAATGACCTTTAACAAGAACGGGCAGAATTTATCGACTGCTTATATGGCGTGGGGAATGTTGCGGAACAAGACGTTGGAGTCTTTACCGGAATATTGTGACGAGGACGCGTATATTGATGATGAAGTTATGCGTTTTTGGCTGAACCAACAGCTTTTGAAAGATCCCGGAGCCCGGAAATACGTATTCTATTATGCGGCGAAGTTGTTGAATAAAATGATGCCGGGAGAAAAACATGAACAGATGTTGGGAGACGTGGATTTTATACTGAATTTACCGGATGTGGATGAAGAGACGTTGTTGAAGGCACTTGAAGTTGCTAAGAATATCGTGAAAGACAGTACGAAAGCGGCGGCAGTAGAAACCCGGATTTTAAAAGATTACCCGAACGGGATTTTGGCTAGGGACCAAGAGATATGGCGGATTTTCAGAATCATGGATGCCGATGCGAAAGCTCCTGAATTAGATGCTTTCCTGAAACGTTTCCCGACGGAAAAGTTTAAAGATATAGAGACGGAAACATCATCCATGTATCTGGGTAAAATCTTTCAAGCGGTAGTTTATCAGCCCATCATCAAGAAAAATGATTATAGTTTCTTGTACAAGTACCTTCATGATGTTCCCCATCTTTATTTGCTGACTTTCTACTGGCACATGGTACAAGTGCCGTTGAACACGAATCAGAGAACCCCGGAACAGGTGTTACCTTTTGCTAAGGTTATTTACAATGAGGTGATGACTCGTCCTCAAGCAGGAGCTGATCAAGTGTATTCAGAACGGGAGTGGAAGGATTATCTGCTAACGAGGGGAAAAGATATGATTCTGAAGCACGCGTTCGTGTTGGATGCTACCGGTTCTTCTGCCGAGGCATTGGAGTTGATGGAAGAAATTAAAGGGAAATATAATTTCAAATCGGCAGAATATAACAATCAATATGTTCGTTTGTTGGAGAAGAATGGCTATCAATCGATGGTAATTCCCACGATCGTGGCTAGTGTACGGGAAGATGCGGTTACTCCCGAAATGTTGGAAATCTTGCGGAAAGATTACGTGAAACAACATAAAAACGATAAAGATTTTGAGGCTTATGTCAGTTCGTTGAAATCACAAGAGAAACAACAAGAGTTGCAAAAACATTTGCAGGAGACGATGATTAACAAGGATATTGAACTTTTTGCTATGGAAGATCTGGACGGGAAAAAGGTTGATCTTTCGAAGATGAAGGGGAAGATTATCGTGTTGGATTTTTGGGCGACTTGGTGCGCTCCTTGTAAAGCCTCTTTACCGGGAATGCAAATGGCCGTAAATAAGTATAAAAATGATCCGAACGTGGTGTTTTTCTTTATTTCCACGATGGAGACGGCGGCTGATTTTAAAGAACAGATTCGGAAATTCATGAAGGAGCATAATTACACGCTGAAGGTGCTTTGTGATAACGTGAACCCGAAAACGAAAAAGCAGTCGGCTGTTTATGATACTTATTGTAAAGCTTTTAAGTTTTCCGGTATTCCTCATAAAATGATTATTGACGGGAACGGAAAATTGCGTTGGAGTATTGGTGGTTATATGGGAAGTCCTTCGGCTTTGGCAGAGGAAATGAACCTTATGATAGAGATGTTGAAAGCGGAATAA
- a CDS encoding ParB/RepB/Spo0J family partition protein, with translation MAKKSALGKGLGALLSDAAEEAKPRGTASSALQEELKLSDIRPNPNQPRTVFDEEALQELASSIKAIGIVQPITVREVEDGKYEIVAGERRFRASKMAGLETIPAYIRKVEEESVLELALIENIQREDLNAIEIAISYERLIDECNLTQDALSERVGKKRTTISNYLRLLKLPAPIQLAIKERKISMGHARAIINIEDPETQYMVFEQIMKYDFSVRKVEEIVRELMKPEEEKERKAERKRQPIEDYMELQTHLARYFDTKVDLKRNEKGRGKIVISFKSDSDLERIVELLDKVDKK, from the coding sequence ATGGCGAAAAAGAGTGCATTAGGTAAAGGATTGGGAGCGTTATTGTCGGATGCGGCAGAGGAGGCGAAGCCAAGGGGGACGGCCTCATCGGCGTTACAGGAAGAATTGAAATTGAGTGATATTCGCCCGAATCCGAACCAACCGAGAACCGTTTTCGATGAGGAGGCATTGCAAGAGTTGGCCTCTTCGATCAAGGCTATCGGCATCGTGCAACCCATCACCGTGAGAGAAGTGGAAGACGGGAAGTACGAGATTGTTGCCGGAGAACGTCGGTTCCGGGCATCGAAGATGGCAGGGTTGGAAACTATTCCCGCTTATATTCGTAAGGTGGAAGAAGAGTCCGTGCTTGAATTGGCATTGATTGAAAATATCCAGAGGGAGGATTTGAACGCTATCGAGATTGCAATTTCGTACGAGCGTTTGATTGACGAGTGCAACCTGACACAGGATGCATTGAGCGAACGGGTAGGTAAAAAGAGAACAACGATTTCGAATTATTTGCGTTTGTTGAAGTTGCCCGCCCCGATACAGTTGGCAATCAAGGAACGGAAAATCAGCATGGGGCATGCCCGTGCTATTATTAATATAGAAGATCCGGAAACCCAGTACATGGTTTTCGAACAGATCATGAAATACGATTTCTCCGTGCGAAAAGTCGAGGAAATCGTTCGGGAGTTGATGAAACCGGAAGAGGAAAAAGAGAGAAAAGCCGAGAGGAAACGTCAACCTATCGAGGACTACATGGAGTTACAAACTCATCTGGCTCGTTATTTTGACACGAAGGTTGACCTGAAACGGAACGAGAAGGGAAGAGGGAAGATCGTGATTTCTTTTAAATCGGATAGCGATCTGGAGCGAATTGTTGAGTTATTGGATAAGGTGGATAAGAAATAA